A part of Novipirellula artificiosorum genomic DNA contains:
- a CDS encoding SixA phosphatase family protein: protein MNRSQADSSPDSPSKRLVLMRHAKSDWSSQGLSDHQRPLNRRGQRDAPDMARWLCDVELCPDHVLCSSAVRTRETLDLMTSELVNPPTIDFSDSLYCAPSEAIAEIIRDTGGEANRLLVLAHNPGMSDLVSTLSGQFMGMPTAAIAVFELQLEDWQQFHTSMITTLIHFMRPKALSL, encoded by the coding sequence ATGAACCGATCCCAAGCCGATTCCTCCCCCGACTCTCCGTCGAAGCGGCTGGTTTTGATGCGTCACGCCAAGAGCGATTGGTCGAGCCAGGGGCTTTCGGATCATCAGCGTCCGTTGAATCGGCGCGGACAGCGCGATGCCCCCGACATGGCCCGCTGGCTCTGCGATGTCGAGCTTTGTCCCGATCATGTGCTCTGCTCGTCCGCTGTGCGAACACGCGAGACGCTGGACTTGATGACAAGTGAACTCGTAAACCCGCCCACAATCGATTTCTCGGACTCCCTCTACTGTGCTCCATCCGAAGCGATCGCCGAGATCATTCGTGATACCGGCGGCGAGGCAAATCGCTTGCTGGTGCTTGCCCACAATCCGGGAATGTCCGATTTGGTTTCGACCCTCTCGGGGCAATTCATGGGAATGCCAACGGCGGCCATCGCGGTGTTCGAATTGCAGTTGGAAGACTGGCAGCAGTTTCACACCAGCATGATCACGACACTGATCCATTTCATGCGTCCCAAGGCATTGTCATTGTGA